One Elaeis guineensis isolate ETL-2024a chromosome 10, EG11, whole genome shotgun sequence genomic window carries:
- the LOC105052513 gene encoding protein LURP-one-related 11-like: protein MAKIYHHTLFPSPSSSSSSSSSNDSCCLTSGREIYTLWMKSLVLNGNGCTIYDSNGEVVYRVDNYDQKCCKEVYLMDQGGKTLYKILRKKLRVLGRWEAYRYNDSNGEEKKPRFRVKNAGGILKGSGSFGIEVMGCGRENKASYKIEILKHPSVYRIMDMAGGLVAQVQRKHAVSGVMLGEDVMTLAVEPNTDRLLVIGLVVVCCLINH, encoded by the exons ATGGCCAAAATCTACCATCACACTCTCTtcccttccccttcttcttcttcttcctcctcctcctccaatgaTTCTTGTTGTCTGACTTCTGGTAGAGAGATTTATACTCTTTGGATGAAGTCGTTGGTGTTGAACGGGAATGGTTGCACCATCTATGATTCTAATGGTGAAGTAGTTTATCGTGTTGATAACTACGACCAGAAGTGCTGCAAGGAGGTCTACCTCATGGATCAAGGTGGCAAAACTCTTTACAAGATACTAAGAAAG AAGCTTCGGGTGCTTGGAAGATGGGAAGCTTATCGTTACAATGACTCGAATGGAGAAGAGAAGAAGCCTAGATTTAGAGTCAAAAACGCTGGTGGGATTCTAAAGGGAAGTGGGTCCTTTGGAATTGAAGTTATGGGGTGTGGCAGGGAGAACAAGGCTAGTTACAAGATAGAGATATTGAAGCACCCGTCAGTGTACAGAATAATGGACATGGCTGGAGGACTTGTGGCACAG GTTCAAAGGAAGCACGCTGTTTCGGGAGTTATGCTTGGAGAAGATGTTATGACATTGGCTGTGGAGCCCAACACAGATCGTTTGCTCGTTATAGGGCTCGTCGTCGTTTGCTGTCTTATAAATCATTAA